The following are from one region of the Mangifera indica cultivar Alphonso chromosome 14, CATAS_Mindica_2.1, whole genome shotgun sequence genome:
- the LOC123196779 gene encoding exonuclease 1, with amino-acid sequence MGIKDLLRFMKPYIKSIHIKKYAGKRVGIDAYSWLHKGAYSCSMELCLNSKSERKNQYLNYFMHRINLVRHYNITPVVVFDGGNIPRKAATEDERHRRREANRDLAMEKLKQGNVKAAVELFQRAISITPAMAHQLIQVLRSENIEFVVAPYEADAQLAYLSSLEVEKGGIAAVITEDSDLIAYGCQAVVFKMDRHGNGDELLLDNVFESRNCTPSFRNFNQELFIGMCVLAGCDFLPSVPGIGIAKAYSMVSKYRNLDRVLSVLKIDKGSLVPEDYSKSFREAVAVFQHARIYDGGAKKLTHIKPLPQELLESLAGKLDFLGPEIPPSVAAAIAEGHLDPVNMEAFNCSPNSEYHHGHAAIQTSKKLQKPKNTLETGFMVISSQKTMEKITVIDTQKKQYPVSSKTMHFNEGASLQKLVLPMQSQESVENSVVSDDLPLKVPENNPFKKRKLDEIQFEPFKSISKEVLVVNGDEKLEFLCATPDNYLPKVSENIHSSKRTRNESLLDQREITAEQVSVVIEVESSDLFNTKESQESVNSKPKKFSKEKQRSKTKTKTSNANSSVNKRTSILNFFLRV; translated from the exons ATGGGCATTAAAGATCTCCTCAGGTTCATGAAACCTTACATTAAATCCATTCACATCAAGAAATATGCTGGCAAGCGG GTGGGTATTGATGCATATTCATGGCTTCACAAGGGAG CATATTCATGTAGCATGGAGctttgtttaaattcaaagaGTGAAAGGAAAAACCAATACTTGAATTATTTTATGCATCGAATTAATCTCGTTCGTCACTACAATATTACTCCCGTGGTGGTGTTTGATGGTGGAAACATTCCTCGTAAGGCTGCCACGGAGGACGAGAGGCACAG GAGAAGAGAAGCTAATCGTGATTTGGCTATGGAAAAACTTAAACAGGGAAATGTTAAAGCTGCAGTTGAACTCTTTCAG AGAGCAATTAGCATCACTCCAGCTATGGCTCACCAACTGATTCAGGTATTGAGATCTGAGAACATTGAATTCGTGGTAGCTCCATATGAGGCTGATGCTCAGTTGGCCTACCTGTCCAGTCTTGAAGTAGAGAAAGGTGGCATTGCAGCAGTGATTACTGAAGACAGTGATCTAATAGCATATGGTTGCCAAGCT GTTGTGTTTAAGATGGATAGACATGGCAATGGCGATGAACTTCTGCTAGACAATGTTTTTGAGTCAAGAAATTGTACGCCATCCTTCAGGAATTTCAATCAGGAATTATTTATAG GCATGTGTGTGTTGGCTGGCTGTGATTTCCTTCCTTCTGTTCCTGGAATTGGTATTGCAAAGGCGTATTCTATGGTTTCCAAATATAGAAACTTAGATCGT GTTTTATCAGTTTTGAAGATAGATAAGGGTAGTCTAGTGCCTGAAGATTATTCCAAATCATTCAGGGAAGCTGTTGCAGTATTCCAGCATGCCCGAAT ATATGATGGTGGTGCTAAGAAGCTCACACACATTAAACCCCTTCCACAAGAGCTTCTGGAGTCTCTGGCCGGAAAGCTTGATTTTCTTGGACC AGAAATCCCCCCATCAGTAGCTGCTGCAATTGCTGAGGGACACTTAGACCCGGTAAACATGGAAGCTTTTAATTGTTCTCCAAACTCTGAATATCATCATGGTCATGCTGCAATCCAAACTTCTAAGAAACTCCAGAAGCCTAAAAATACACTGGAAACTGGGTTTATGGTCATTTCTTCACAAAAGACCATGGAAAAAATTACAG TTATAGATACTCAAAAGAAGCAGTATCCAGTTTCATCTAAGACAATGCATTTCAATGAAGGTGCATCTCTCCAGAAATTAGTTTTGCCAATGCAAAGTCAGGAATCAGTTGAAAATTCAGTGGTTTCTGATGACCTTCCACTGAAGGTTCCGGAGAACAACCCattcaaaaaaaggaaacttgatGAGATTCAGTTTGAACCATTCAAGAGCATTAGTAAAGAAGTATTAGTAGTGAATGGGGATGAAAAGCTGGAATTTCTGTGTGCAACTCCTGATAACTATCTACCAAAGGTTTCTGAAAACATCCATTCCAGCAAAAGAACGCGGAATGAAAGTCTCTTGGATCAGAGAGAAATCACTGCTGAACAAGTTTCTGTGGTTATTGAGGTGGAAAGCTCTGACTTGTTCAATACAAAGGAATCACAAGAAAGTGTGAATTCTAAGCCTAAAAAGTTCTCAAAAGAGAAACAGAGAAGTAAAACTAAGACAAAAACTAGTAATGCCAACAGTTCTGTAAATAAGAGGACTAGTATCTTGAATTTCTTTTTGCGAGTGTAG